One genomic segment of Ancylobacter sp. IITR112 includes these proteins:
- a CDS encoding aldolase, which translates to MSANSKAELLCALCKSLFDRGYSVGGAGNVSVRLEEGGFLVTPTGGSLGRLSPGALARIDGEGRPVPGPKPSKEFAFHLALFAARPEAGAIVHLHSTYLTALSCLEDLPTDNALRPFTPYYVMRAGYMPVIPYYRPGAPEIARDLAVAAKAHPVNAFLLASHGVVVLGKDLEDAVNNAEELEETARLAFLLRGEKIRYLTEGEIAELRAMKS; encoded by the coding sequence ATGAGCGCGAACTCCAAGGCCGAACTGCTGTGCGCCCTGTGCAAGAGCCTGTTCGACCGGGGCTACAGCGTCGGCGGCGCCGGCAATGTGTCGGTGCGGCTGGAGGAAGGCGGCTTCCTCGTCACCCCCACCGGCGGCAGCCTCGGCCGTCTCTCCCCCGGCGCGCTGGCGCGGATCGACGGCGAAGGCCGGCCGGTGCCGGGGCCGAAGCCGTCGAAGGAATTCGCCTTCCACCTCGCTCTGTTCGCGGCGCGGCCGGAGGCGGGGGCGATCGTGCATCTGCACTCGACCTATCTCACCGCTTTGTCCTGCCTGGAAGACCTGCCGACCGACAACGCCCTGCGCCCGTTCACGCCCTATTACGTGATGCGCGCCGGCTATATGCCGGTCATTCCCTATTACCGCCCCGGCGCGCCGGAGATCGCCCGCGACCTCGCGGTGGCGGCGAAGGCGCACCCGGTCAACGCCTTCCTGCTCGCCTCGCATGGCGTGGTGGTGCTGGGCAAGGACCTGGAAGACGCGGTCAACAATGCCGAGGAGCTGGAAGAGACCGCCCGCCTCGCCTTCCTCCTGCGCGGCGAGAAGATCCGCTACCTCACCGAGGGCGAGATCGCCGAACTGCGCGCCATGAAGAGCTGA
- a CDS encoding TRAP transporter large permease — MIALLLFGGFALFLILGVPVAFGIALASLGAILYQGYPMALFGQRLFTSVDSFPLMAIPLFMLAGSLMGHGGITRRIINLALALVGNIRGSLAHVVTTSGVIMGGVSGSGVADVAALGSVMIPEMKKRNYDAGFSAALVASSGSLALILPPSIAIIIYGVSNQASIGDLFLAAIAPGVVIGLGFALYSYLYAVRHGYPTEGRVSGAEKWKRLKEASWALMMPVIIIGGIRMGVFTPTEGGAVVAVYAFVIGLFVYKEFTLADIPKICMEAAIATAVIAAIIAATSLFGWLLTNARLPQTIAGAILGLTENKILLLLLINVMLLVVGMFLDSGPAILLMTPILGPVAAHLGVDPVQFGLVMVINLTIGLLTPPVGTALYLASSISGVPVMRLSTAMLPFIGIMLAVLALVTYVPGFTSWALSN; from the coding sequence ATGATCGCCCTGCTTCTGTTCGGCGGCTTCGCGCTGTTCCTCATTCTCGGCGTGCCGGTCGCCTTCGGCATCGCGCTGGCCTCGCTCGGCGCCATTCTCTACCAGGGCTACCCGATGGCGCTGTTCGGCCAGCGGCTGTTCACCTCGGTGGATTCCTTCCCGCTGATGGCGATCCCGCTGTTCATGCTCGCCGGCTCGCTGATGGGCCATGGCGGCATCACAAGGCGCATCATCAATCTCGCTTTGGCGCTGGTCGGCAATATCCGCGGCAGCCTCGCCCATGTCGTCACCACCAGCGGCGTGATCATGGGCGGCGTCTCCGGCTCGGGCGTCGCCGATGTCGCCGCGCTCGGCTCGGTGATGATCCCGGAGATGAAGAAGCGCAATTACGACGCCGGCTTCTCCGCCGCGCTCGTCGCTTCCTCCGGCAGCCTGGCGCTGATCCTGCCGCCGAGCATCGCCATCATCATCTATGGCGTCTCCAACCAGGCCTCGATCGGCGACCTGTTCCTCGCCGCCATCGCGCCGGGCGTGGTGATCGGCCTCGGCTTCGCGCTCTATTCCTATCTCTACGCCGTCCGCCACGGCTACCCGACCGAGGGCCGCGTGAGCGGGGCGGAGAAGTGGAAGCGGCTCAAGGAGGCAAGCTGGGCGCTGATGATGCCGGTCATCATCATCGGCGGCATCCGCATGGGCGTGTTCACCCCCACCGAGGGCGGCGCCGTGGTCGCGGTCTATGCCTTCGTGATCGGCCTGTTCGTCTACAAGGAATTCACCCTCGCCGATATTCCGAAAATCTGCATGGAAGCGGCGATCGCGACGGCTGTGATCGCCGCCATCATCGCCGCTACCTCGCTGTTCGGCTGGCTGCTCACCAATGCCCGCCTGCCGCAGACCATCGCCGGCGCCATTCTCGGGCTCACCGAGAACAAGATCCTGCTGCTGCTGCTGATCAATGTCATGCTGCTCGTGGTCGGCATGTTCCTCGACAGCGGCCCGGCGATCCTGCTGATGACGCCGATCCTCGGCCCGGTGGCGGCGCATCTCGGCGTCGATCCCGTGCAGTTCGGCCTCGTCATGGTGATCAACCTCACCATCGGCCTGCTGACGCCCCCTGTGGGAACCGCCTTGTACCTTGCCAGCAGCATTTCCGGCGTGCCTGTCATGCGGCTGTCGACGGCCATGCTGCCCTTCATCGGCATCATGCTGGCGGTGCTGGCGCTGGTCACCTATGTGCCCGGCTTCACCAGTTGGGCGCTGTCGAACTAG
- a CDS encoding TRAP transporter small permease, whose protein sequence is MDKLDRLLHIFLLWAIGALMFAMMGVTFAQVVSRYVFANSLSWSEELGRYIFVWITFLGMAAAFQSKAHIALDFLLSLLPAKPSRALNVVNALLVAAVGVALVVGGASLIKFGLHQRSAALGLPMYYVYTVIPFSGAALTYFALRAAWRRASPREVTP, encoded by the coding sequence TTGGACAAGCTGGATCGCCTGCTACATATTTTCCTTCTCTGGGCCATCGGCGCGCTGATGTTCGCCATGATGGGCGTGACCTTCGCGCAGGTGGTCTCGCGCTATGTCTTCGCCAATTCGCTGAGCTGGTCGGAGGAACTCGGCCGCTACATCTTCGTCTGGATCACCTTTCTCGGCATGGCCGCGGCGTTCCAGTCGAAGGCGCATATCGCGCTCGACTTCCTGCTGTCGCTGCTGCCGGCCAAGCCCTCGCGCGCGCTCAACGTGGTCAATGCGCTGCTCGTCGCGGCGGTGGGGGTCGCGCTGGTGGTGGGCGGCGCCTCGCTGATCAAGTTCGGCCTGCATCAGCGCAGCGCGGCGCTCGGCCTGCCCATGTACTATGTCTACACGGTCATTCCGTTCAGCGGCGCCGCCCTCACCTATTTCGCCCTGCGCGCCGCCTGGCGTCGCGCCAGCCCGCGCGAGGTCACGCCATGA
- a CDS encoding TRAP transporter substrate-binding protein has product MLNITVKTLKLAVLAATSALALAAAPAPALAQDVLNLKLGHIQSEQDLWHLGAQKFKEELEKRSNGTITLTIYPNSTLGGDRDLVEGMQMGTVDFGLIAGVLGNFAPSIQLLELPYLFKSQDEFNTIIKGKIGEEIAGNVLETANVRILDWWERGSRQVTSNKPINGIDDLKGLKIRVPEIPAMVTTWRAIGANPTPMAWSEVYTGLEQGVIEAQENPIPFIFGGRINEVQSNLAFTNHKYEYVTLVISEMRWNQLTPEQQKIVAEAANAATAFENEQVRSKTDEMLKTMQAAGLKVTHPDTAPIAAAAQSAHDAFGAKVNPDLYNRIKQELGR; this is encoded by the coding sequence TTGTTGAACATCACCGTGAAGACGCTGAAGCTGGCGGTTCTCGCCGCCACCTCGGCGCTCGCCCTTGCGGCCGCGCCGGCGCCCGCCCTCGCCCAGGACGTACTGAACCTCAAGCTCGGCCATATCCAGTCCGAGCAGGATCTGTGGCATCTCGGCGCCCAGAAGTTCAAGGAGGAGCTGGAAAAGCGCTCCAACGGCACCATCACGCTCACCATCTACCCCAACTCGACGCTCGGCGGCGACCGCGACCTCGTCGAGGGCATGCAGATGGGCACGGTCGATTTCGGCCTCATCGCCGGCGTGCTCGGCAATTTCGCTCCCTCGATCCAGTTGCTGGAACTGCCCTACCTGTTCAAGTCGCAGGACGAGTTCAACACCATCATCAAGGGCAAGATCGGCGAGGAAATCGCCGGCAACGTGCTGGAAACCGCCAATGTCCGTATTCTCGACTGGTGGGAGCGCGGCTCGCGGCAGGTCACCTCGAACAAGCCGATCAACGGCATTGACGACCTCAAGGGCCTGAAGATCCGCGTGCCCGAGATTCCCGCCATGGTGACGACCTGGCGCGCCATCGGCGCCAACCCGACCCCGATGGCGTGGAGCGAGGTCTATACCGGCCTTGAGCAGGGCGTCATCGAGGCGCAGGAAAACCCGATCCCCTTCATCTTTGGCGGGCGCATCAACGAGGTGCAGTCGAACCTCGCCTTCACCAACCACAAATATGAGTATGTGACACTGGTCATCAGCGAGATGCGCTGGAACCAGCTCACGCCCGAGCAGCAGAAGATCGTCGCCGAGGCGGCCAATGCCGCCACCGCGTTCGAGAACGAGCAGGTCCGCAGCAAGACCGACGAGATGCTGAAGACCATGCAGGCCGCCGGCCTCAAGGTCACTCATCCCGACACGGCGCCGATCGCCGCCGCGGCGCAGTCCGCGCATGATGCCTTCGGCGCCAAGGTCAATCCGGACCTTTATAACCGCATCAAGCAGGAACTCGGGCGGTAA
- the otnK gene encoding 3-oxo-tetronate kinase, translating to MLLGCIGDDFTGSSDLANTLAKQGMRVTQYSGVPMGPADSGVEAGVVALKSRSIPARDAIAQSLAALDWLKAQGCTQFLFKYCSTFDSTPEGNIGPVAAALAQALDARKVVVCPVFPGAGRTLYQGHLFVQDRLLNESGMEHHPLNPMTDADIRRWLARQTEMKVGHVGFAAVRQGAAAITEALTRADAEGARLIVVDALSDADLMQIGAALDGAPLVTGGSGIAMGLPANFRRKGLLSGEGSAWQGVEGACVVLSGSCSTATRGQVARHRAAGLPLYEINADDAVAGRLDPQAIAAWALAQKARPLVFSSADPEEVRRAQNTHGRETVAAAIETLFAAIARALVAGGVGRLVVAGGETSGAVVEGLGLTSLEIGPEIAPGAPALRTVPAGGRPLALALKSGNFGGPDFFAEADAVLRGR from the coding sequence ATGCTTCTCGGCTGCATTGGCGACGACTTCACCGGCTCCAGCGATCTCGCCAACACCCTCGCCAAGCAGGGCATGCGGGTGACGCAATATTCCGGCGTGCCGATGGGCCCGGCCGATTCCGGCGTCGAGGCCGGCGTGGTGGCGCTGAAGTCGCGCAGCATTCCCGCCAGGGACGCCATCGCCCAGTCGCTGGCGGCGCTGGACTGGCTGAAGGCGCAGGGCTGCACCCAGTTCCTGTTCAAATATTGCTCGACCTTCGACAGCACGCCCGAGGGCAATATCGGCCCGGTGGCGGCGGCCCTCGCGCAGGCGCTGGACGCCCGCAAAGTCGTGGTCTGCCCGGTGTTCCCCGGCGCCGGCCGCACGCTCTATCAGGGTCATCTCTTCGTGCAGGACCGGCTGCTGAACGAGAGCGGCATGGAGCATCACCCGCTCAACCCGATGACGGATGCCGATATCCGCCGCTGGCTCGCGCGACAGACCGAGATGAAGGTCGGCCATGTCGGCTTCGCCGCCGTGCGCCAGGGCGCCGCCGCCATCACGGAGGCGCTCACCCGCGCGGATGCGGAAGGAGCGCGGCTGATCGTGGTCGACGCGCTCTCCGACGCCGATCTGATGCAAATCGGCGCCGCGCTGGACGGCGCCCCGCTGGTGACCGGCGGCTCCGGCATCGCCATGGGCCTGCCGGCGAATTTCCGCCGCAAGGGCCTGTTGTCGGGCGAAGGCAGCGCCTGGCAGGGGGTGGAAGGCGCCTGCGTCGTGCTCTCCGGCTCCTGCTCCACCGCCACGCGCGGCCAGGTCGCCCGCCACCGCGCCGCCGGCCTGCCGCTTTACGAAATCAATGCCGACGACGCGGTGGCCGGGCGGCTCGACCCGCAGGCCATCGCCGCCTGGGCGCTGGCGCAGAAGGCGCGCCCGCTCGTCTTCTCCTCCGCCGACCCGGAAGAGGTGCGGCGCGCCCAGAACACCCATGGCCGCGAGACTGTCGCGGCGGCCATCGAGACGCTCTTCGCCGCCATCGCCCGAGCCCTGGTCGCGGGCGGCGTGGGGCGTCTCGTCGTGGCCGGCGGCGAGACCTCGGGCGCCGTGGTCGAGGGGCTGGGCCTGACCTCGCTGGAGATCGGACCGGAAATCGCCCCCGGCGCGCCTGCCTTGCGCACGGTTCCCGCCGGCGGAAGGCCGCTGGCGCTGGCGCTCAAGTCAGGAAATTTCGGCGGACCCGACTTCTTCGCCGAGGCCGATGCCGTTCTGCGCGGCCGGTGA
- a CDS encoding FCD domain-containing protein — translation MSGFGTPAHLRRDRLSDKIAKDIEARVLSGELSVGDTLPSERELMAHYGVGRPAVREALLWLSKTGMLSVSNGDRTRVTEPDPRDMLQLLTGAARMLVARPEGIRQFQHTRIFVEVALAREAVRLATEQDIAELEALLRVNEASAGDIPAFSASDDAFHHRIARIADDPLLDALYHVVLELLEEQRRFSLSHPDGLGKAMAAHRHIFEAIRDRDADRAEAAMRAHLETVIRTYWDMRAQTPDPA, via the coding sequence ATGAGCGGTTTCGGCACCCCGGCCCATCTGCGCCGCGACCGGCTGTCCGACAAGATCGCCAAGGACATCGAGGCGCGGGTGCTGTCGGGCGAATTGAGCGTCGGCGACACGCTGCCCTCCGAGCGGGAGCTGATGGCGCATTACGGCGTCGGCCGCCCCGCCGTGCGCGAGGCGCTGCTCTGGCTCAGCAAGACCGGGATGCTGTCCGTCTCCAATGGCGACCGCACCCGTGTCACCGAGCCCGACCCGCGCGATATGCTGCAGCTTCTCACCGGCGCGGCGCGCATGCTGGTCGCCCGGCCGGAAGGCATTCGCCAGTTCCAGCACACCCGCATCTTCGTCGAGGTGGCGCTGGCGCGCGAGGCCGTGCGGCTGGCGACCGAGCAGGACATCGCCGAACTGGAAGCGCTGCTGCGCGTCAATGAGGCCAGCGCCGGCGACATTCCGGCGTTCTCGGCCAGCGACGATGCGTTCCACCACCGCATCGCCCGCATCGCCGACGACCCGCTGCTCGACGCGCTCTACCACGTCGTTCTCGAACTGCTGGAAGAACAGCGCCGCTTCTCGCTCAGCCATCCCGACGGCCTCGGCAAGGCGATGGCGGCGCACCGGCACATTTTCGAGGCCATCCGCGACCGCGATGCCGACCGCGCGGAAGCGGCGATGCGCGCGCATCTCGAAACGGTGATCCGCACCTATTGGGACATGCGCGCGCAGACACCCGACCCCGCATGA
- a CDS encoding 3-hydroxyacyl-CoA dehydrogenase — translation MKIAIVGCGVVGSSWSLVFARAGHDLAIYDRSPAAAEAALAFVIAADPALKARCRLAASLADALAGADYVQESAPERLPIKQELYREMDALVAPTTIIGSSTSGFPASVFTEGLANAARCLVAHPINPPHLIPLVELIPAPWTATETLDFTRNLMAEVGQSPITLTREINGFVVNRLQSALLGEAFRLVEDGICTPAEVDAAVSDGLGLRWCFMGPFATIDLNAAKGVSEYCANLGPMYYGLAKEQADPREWTPELVAAIEAKMRAQVPAEGLPARRKWRDSFLAGIVAAKREIADKLGA, via the coding sequence ATGAAGATTGCGATCGTCGGCTGCGGCGTGGTGGGTTCATCCTGGTCTCTGGTCTTCGCCCGCGCCGGGCACGATCTCGCCATTTACGACCGCAGCCCGGCGGCGGCGGAAGCCGCGCTCGCCTTCGTCATCGCGGCCGATCCCGCCCTCAAGGCCCGCTGCCGCCTCGCCGCCAGCCTCGCCGACGCGCTGGCCGGCGCCGATTATGTGCAGGAAAGCGCGCCGGAACGGCTGCCGATCAAGCAGGAGCTCTATCGCGAGATGGACGCGCTGGTGGCGCCCACCACCATCATCGGCAGCTCCACCTCCGGCTTCCCCGCCTCGGTGTTCACCGAAGGCCTCGCCAATGCCGCGCGCTGCCTGGTGGCGCACCCGATCAACCCCCCGCACCTCATCCCGCTGGTTGAGCTGATCCCCGCCCCCTGGACGGCGACGGAAACGCTCGATTTCACCCGCAATCTGATGGCGGAGGTCGGCCAGAGCCCGATCACCCTCACCCGCGAGATCAACGGCTTCGTCGTCAACCGGCTGCAGAGCGCGCTGCTGGGCGAAGCCTTCCGGCTGGTCGAGGACGGCATCTGCACGCCGGCCGAGGTCGATGCGGCGGTGTCCGACGGGCTTGGCCTGCGCTGGTGCTTCATGGGGCCCTTCGCCACCATCGATCTCAATGCCGCCAAGGGCGTGTCGGAATACTGCGCCAATCTCGGGCCGATGTATTACGGCCTGGCCAAGGAGCAGGCCGACCCGCGCGAATGGACGCCGGAACTCGTCGCCGCCATCGAGGCGAAGATGCGCGCGCAGGTGCCCGCCGAAGGCCTGCCGGCACGCCGGAAATGGCGCGACAGCTTCCTCGCCGGCATCGTCGCCGCCAAGCGCGAGATCGCGGACAAGCTCGGCGCATGA
- a CDS encoding LysE/ArgO family amino acid transporter yields MTPSSLAAALPFATGFALSAALIIAIGAQNLFVLRQGLRREHVGAIVLFCAAADALLIGAGVAGMGAFLTALPRLATLLALGGAGFLGWYGVQALRRMAQPGAMAVDASAGTTLARALLATAGFTLLNPHVYLDTVLLMGAAGAAQPAAARPAFVAGAALASFLWFAALGYGARLLRPLFARPAAWRVLDAGVGVVMLALAASLLARAAALG; encoded by the coding sequence ATGACACCCTCTTCTCTCGCCGCCGCCCTGCCCTTCGCCACCGGCTTCGCGCTCTCCGCCGCGCTGATCATCGCCATTGGCGCGCAAAATCTGTTCGTGCTGCGCCAAGGGCTGCGGCGGGAACATGTCGGCGCCATCGTGCTGTTCTGCGCCGCCGCCGATGCGCTGCTGATCGGCGCGGGCGTCGCCGGCATGGGCGCCTTCCTCACCGCCCTGCCCCGGCTCGCCACGCTGCTCGCCCTTGGCGGCGCCGGCTTTCTTGGCTGGTATGGGGTGCAGGCGCTGCGGCGCATGGCGCAGCCCGGGGCGATGGCGGTCGACGCTTCGGCCGGCACCACCCTCGCCCGCGCGCTGCTGGCCACCGCCGGCTTCACCCTGCTGAACCCGCATGTCTATCTCGACACGGTGCTGCTGATGGGCGCGGCCGGCGCCGCCCAGCCGGCGGCGGCGCGGCCGGCTTTTGTCGCCGGCGCGGCGCTGGCGAGCTTCCTGTGGTTCGCGGCGCTGGGCTATGGCGCCCGGCTGCTGCGGCCGCTTTTTGCCCGGCCGGCGGCGTGGCGGGTGCTCGATGCCGGCGTCGGCGTGGTCATGCTGGCGCTGGCCGCGTCGCTGCTCGCCCGCGCCGCCGCCCTGGGCTGA
- a CDS encoding LysR family transcriptional regulator ArgP, whose protein sequence is MLDYPSLAALAAVVSEGSFERAAAVLSVTPSAVSQRVRGLEERLGAILVVRGQPCAPTPLGRTLCAHLDRVRLLEHDLAPALGTGTAADERLTLPVAVNADSLATWFPAAAADFARNAQVSLDIALDDEGHTAARLRAGEVLAAVTAEREPVQGCRTVPLGALRYAACASPDFAARHFPSGVTAEALHAAPCLRFDRRDFLQARWAREALGVERLGPVHWVPSTQGFLDLTRAGLGWGMHPAVMVDELLAAGRLVELAPGRRIEVPLYWTVTRLHAGALRQLTRAVRAAAGATLAR, encoded by the coding sequence ATGCTGGACTATCCCTCCCTCGCGGCCCTCGCCGCCGTGGTTAGCGAAGGCTCGTTCGAGCGCGCCGCCGCCGTTCTGTCGGTGACGCCATCGGCGGTGTCGCAGCGTGTGCGCGGGCTGGAGGAGCGGCTCGGCGCCATTCTCGTCGTGCGCGGCCAGCCCTGCGCGCCGACGCCGCTCGGCCGCACGCTCTGCGCCCATCTCGACCGTGTGCGCCTGCTGGAGCATGACCTCGCCCCGGCGCTCGGCACCGGCACGGCGGCGGATGAGCGGCTCACCCTGCCGGTGGCGGTGAACGCCGACAGCCTCGCGACCTGGTTTCCGGCGGCGGCCGCCGATTTCGCGCGGAACGCGCAGGTCTCGCTCGACATCGCGCTCGACGATGAGGGCCATACCGCGGCGCGGCTGCGGGCCGGCGAGGTGCTGGCCGCGGTCACCGCCGAGCGCGAGCCGGTGCAGGGCTGCCGGACCGTGCCGCTGGGCGCGCTGCGCTATGCCGCCTGCGCCAGCCCGGATTTTGCCGCGCGCCATTTTCCGAGCGGCGTGACGGCGGAGGCGCTGCACGCCGCGCCATGCCTGCGCTTCGACCGGCGCGATTTCCTGCAGGCGCGCTGGGCGCGGGAGGCGCTCGGGGTGGAGCGGCTCGGCCCGGTGCATTGGGTGCCGTCGACGCAGGGCTTTCTCGACCTGACGCGGGCCGGGCTGGGCTGGGGCATGCATCCCGCGGTGATGGTGGACGAACTGCTCGCCGCCGGCCGTCTGGTCGAGCTGGCGCCGGGGCGGCGGATCGAGGTGCCGCTCTATTGGACCGTCACCCGCCTCCACGCCGGCGCGCTGCGCCAGCTCACCCGCGCCGTGCGCGCCGCCGCCGGCGCCACCCTGGCACGGTGA
- a CDS encoding TetR/AcrR family transcriptional regulator produces the protein MTGNKTQSAPAAARGEPVRQRVLDAAERLLRRGKADFSMRDLATEAGVSFATPFNQFGSKAAIMHALSGRRIETMTRRFAALSPPPDAAGRVLLAIDMAAGVMLEEPEINRVVMGWIGTAGPSPGKVLAHSTTLWSLALGAGDGLAATHRERALRCLPQQLAFAFRGVLSFWTAGELPDEALASQARDIAKTLLLGFTERADTRDAAS, from the coding sequence ATGACCGGAAACAAGACCCAATCGGCGCCGGCCGCCGCGCGCGGCGAGCCGGTGCGCCAGCGCGTGCTGGACGCGGCGGAGCGGCTGCTGCGCCGGGGCAAGGCCGATTTCTCGATGCGCGATCTTGCCACCGAGGCCGGGGTTAGTTTCGCCACGCCGTTCAATCAGTTCGGCAGCAAGGCGGCGATCATGCACGCCCTGTCGGGGCGGCGGATCGAGACGATGACCCGGCGCTTTGCCGCGCTGTCGCCGCCGCCCGATGCTGCCGGCAGGGTGCTGCTGGCGATCGACATGGCGGCCGGGGTGATGCTGGAGGAGCCGGAGATAAACCGCGTCGTGATGGGCTGGATCGGCACGGCCGGCCCGTCCCCCGGAAAGGTGCTGGCGCACTCCACGACTCTTTGGTCGCTGGCGCTGGGCGCCGGCGACGGCCTGGCCGCGACACACAGGGAGCGCGCGCTGCGCTGTCTGCCGCAACAGCTCGCCTTCGCCTTTCGCGGCGTACTGTCGTTCTGGACCGCCGGCGAACTGCCGGATGAGGCGCTTGCCTCGCAGGCGCGGGACATCGCGAAGACATTGCTGCTCGGATTTACCGAGCGGGCGGACACCCGCGATGCCGCCTCCTAG
- a CDS encoding oxidoreductase, whose product MASAPNPFAPKTFLITGVSSGLGRAFALGALAAGHSVIGTMRRQADADAFAALAPGRAHPLTLDVTDFDAIPAATTEAERQVGPIDVLVNNAGYGHEGVLEESSMDDLQRQFAANVFGPVAMIKAVLPGMRARRRGHIINVTSMGGFITMPGISFYCGSKFALEGISEALGKEVANFGIRVTALAPGQFRTDWAGRSMERTPRSIADYDAVMDPVRAARQAKSGHQPGDPAKAAQALLTLVDAENPPVRLFLGDDALGLVEQKLDRMRDEISAWEALSRSTSFA is encoded by the coding sequence ATGGCTTCCGCCCCCAACCCATTCGCCCCCAAGACATTTCTCATCACAGGCGTCAGTTCCGGCCTCGGGCGCGCCTTTGCCCTGGGCGCGCTTGCGGCGGGCCACTCGGTGATCGGCACCATGCGGCGGCAGGCTGACGCCGACGCCTTCGCCGCGCTCGCTCCCGGCCGCGCGCACCCGCTGACGCTGGATGTGACCGATTTCGACGCGATCCCGGCGGCGACCACTGAGGCCGAACGGCAGGTCGGGCCGATCGACGTGCTGGTGAACAATGCGGGCTATGGCCATGAGGGTGTGCTGGAAGAATCGTCCATGGACGATCTGCAGCGCCAGTTCGCCGCCAATGTCTTCGGACCCGTCGCGATGATCAAGGCGGTGCTGCCGGGCATGCGCGCGCGGCGGCGCGGCCATATCATCAACGTCACCTCCATGGGCGGTTTCATCACCATGCCCGGAATCTCATTTTACTGCGGCAGCAAATTCGCGCTGGAAGGCATCTCCGAGGCGCTCGGCAAGGAGGTGGCGAACTTTGGCATTCGGGTGACCGCGCTGGCGCCCGGCCAATTTCGCACCGATTGGGCGGGACGCTCGATGGAGCGCACGCCGCGCAGCATCGCCGACTATGACGCGGTGATGGACCCGGTCCGCGCCGCGCGACAGGCCAAGAGCGGCCATCAGCCCGGCGACCCGGCCAAGGCGGCGCAGGCATTGCTCACCCTGGTCGATGCGGAGAACCCGCCGGTGCGGCTGTTCCTCGGCGACGATGCCTTGGGACTAGTCGAACAGAAACTCGACCGCATGCGCGACGAAATCAGTGCGTGGGAGGCGCTGTCGCGCTCGACCAGCTTCGCCTAG
- a CDS encoding aminotransferase class I/II-fold pyridoxal phosphate-dependent enzyme — MDPDAAGELLGEGDPQGYEPLRIAIAEHVALSRGLTCTPHNIVIFAGAQHAVDLACRVLLTRGEQVWCEDPGYDGIYASATAAGAIPVAIPVDELGIVVERGMALAPDARLVYVSPSKQFPLGMELSLERRHALLQWASAAGAWVLEDDHDTEFCYAGRPMPALHALDREGRVTLPPECPRS; from the coding sequence CTGGATCCCGACGCCGCAGGGGAGTTGCTCGGCGAGGGCGATCCGCAGGGTTACGAGCCCCTCCGCATCGCCATTGCGGAGCACGTCGCGCTCAGCCGCGGCCTCACCTGCACCCCGCATAACATCGTCATCTTCGCGGGAGCGCAGCATGCGGTGGACCTCGCCTGCCGTGTCCTGCTCACGCGCGGTGAGCAGGTCTGGTGCGAGGATCCGGGCTATGATGGCATCTACGCCTCGGCGACAGCGGCGGGTGCCATTCCCGTGGCCATACCTGTCGACGAATTAGGGATCGTGGTGGAGCGGGGCATGGCTCTCGCGCCTGATGCCCGCCTCGTCTATGTCTCGCCGTCCAAACAATTTCCGCTCGGCATGGAACTGAGCCTCGAACGGCGACATGCCCTGCTGCAATGGGCCAGCGCCGCCGGCGCCTGGGTGCTGGAGGACGACCACGATACGGAGTTCTGCTATGCGGGCCGCCCGATGCCGGCACTGCACGCGCTGGATCGAGAGGGCCGCGTGACGTTGCCCCCTGAATGCCCTCGTTCATAA